From a single Larimichthys crocea isolate SSNF chromosome XIII, L_crocea_2.0, whole genome shotgun sequence genomic region:
- the tmem74 gene encoding transmembrane protein 74 — MASPEVLPADEGGKQTDHPDVLDRVSIALHIRKSGGSTGGALPGESCCNQARSCHDRCHSAPRTAPRKGGAEVKAGHFSEEKIRVCCDEELETSFTYIDENVNLRLASPETSCKSIHRPVRNGEPCSETLPEFSFMSEDDLSFGEGSGTSIDYGFISAVTFLVTGISLVIISYAVPRDVAVDRDSVSAREMERLEMESARIGAHLDRCVIAGLCLLTLGGVVLSTLLMVSMWKGEMYRRKVIAYSKRSAKQYGSISLKTRSSPSHSSTHLSLEEEVQETLT; from the coding sequence ATGGCTTCTCCAGAGGTACTTCCCGCAGATGAAGGAGGCAAACAGACCGATCATCCCGACGTCCTTGACCGGGTTTCCATCGCGCTGCATATCCGCAAGTCCGGTGGATCAACAGGAGGAGCGCTCCCGGGGGAGAGCTGCTGTAACCAGGCACGTAGCTGCCATGACCGGTGTCATTCAGCACCAAGGACGGCGCCGCGAAAGGGAGGCGCGGAGGTTAAAGCCGGTCACTTCAGTGAGGAGAAAATCCGGGTTTGTTGCGACGAGGAATTAGAGACATCTTTCACCTATATTGATGAGAATGTTAACCTGCGTCTGGCCAGCCCGGAGACTAGTTGTAAAAGTATTCACAGACCCGTGCGTAACGGCGAGCCTTGCTCCGAGACTTTACCGGAGTTTTCCTTCATGTCCGAGGATGATCTCTCCTTCGGTGAGGGCTCCGGAACTTCTATAGACTATGGGTTTATCAGTGCAGTCACGTTCTTAGTGACTGGGATCTCCTTGGTGATCATCTCCTACGCCGTGCCTCGGGATGTGGCGGTGGACCGAGACAGCGTGTCGgcgagggagatggagaggctGGAGATGGAAAGCGCCCGAATAGGTGCCCACCTGGATCGGTGCGTCATAGCGGGTCTGTGCCTGCTCACTCTGGGCGGCGTGGTGCTCTCCACGCTGCTGATGGTCTCCATGTGGAAGGGGGAGATGTACAGGAGAAAAGTCATTGCTTATTCCAAGCGTTCAGCCAAACAGTATGGCTCTATCAGCCTGAAAACTAGATCCAGTCCAAGCCACTCCTCTACGCACTTGTCCCTGGAGGAGGAAGTACAGGAAACTTTGACTTAA
- the trhra gene encoding thyrotropin-releasing hormone receptor, translating into MENLTTGNMTMENDTSVQGNQSLDVWTDYTVEYKVVSVFLVSLICGVGIVGNVMVILVVLTTKHMRTPTNCYLVSLAAADLMVLTAAGLPNITDALCGQWVFGYVGCLGITYFQYLGINASSCSISAFTVERYIAICHPIKAQFLCTLSRAKKIIMLVWALTSVYCVMWLFLSDTKKLVYDNVVLLTCAYKVSRSHYLPIYFTDFAVFYVLPLMLAMVLYGLIARILILNPLPSDPKENTKKWKKETGSQGRRMISTNSSSSTTAASRRQVTKMLAVVVILFALLWMPYRTLVVVNSFLDKAYLDTWFLLFCRLCIYLNSAINPVIYNAMSQKFRAAFKKLCHCGPQRMEKPASYSVALTYSVIKDTSNGESPDHFTTEMDEELNTATDQYLPTRILPSAKKMPFEEPSLSGSDVKA; encoded by the exons ATGGAAAACCTCACCACTGGAAACATGACTATGGAGAATGACACGTCGGTGCAGGGCAATCAGAGCCTGGATGTTTGGACTGACTACACAGTTGAATACAAGGTGGTCAGCGTGTTTTTGGTGTCCCTTATATGCGGTGTGGGGATCGTAGGGAACGTGATGGTCATACTGGTGGTCCTCACCACCAAACACATGCGGACTCCAACTAACTGTTACCTGGTAAGTCTGGCCGCGGCTGACCTGATGGTCCTCACAGCCGCCGGGCTGCCCAACATCACCGACGCCCTGTGCGGACAGTGGGTGTTCGGTTACGTGGGATGCTTGGGGATCACTTATTTCCAGTACTTGGGAATAAACGCGTCCTCCTGCTCCATCAGCGCCTTCACCGTGGAGCGCTACATCGCCATCTGCCACCCCATCAAAGCGCAATTCCTGTGCACTTTATCCAGGGCAAAGAAAATCATCATGCTGGTCTGGGCGCTCACTTCTGTCTACTGCGTCATGTGGCTCTTTCTGTCAGACACTAAAAAGTTGGTGTATGACAACGTGGTGCTGCTCACCTGCGCCTACAAAGTGTCAAGAAGTCACTACCTGCCCATTTACTTCACAGATTTCGCGGTGTTTTACGTGCTGCCTCTCATGTTGGCCATGGTTCTGTACGGACTGATCGCCAGGATACTTATCCTAAACCCGCTGCCTTCAGATCCGAAGGAGAACACCAAGAAGTGGAAAAAGGAGACAGGGAGTCAGGGAAGGAGGATGATCAGCACCAACTCATCCAGCAGCACCACAGCTGCCTCCCGCAGACAG GTGACAAAGATGCTGGCTGTGGTGGTGATCCTTTTCGCCCTACTTTGGATGCCCTACCGGACCTTAGTGGTGGTCAACTCCTTCCTGGACAAGGCCTACCTAGATACCTGGTTCCTTCTCTTCTGCCGTCTCTGTATCTACCTTAATAGCGCCATCAATCCGGTCATCTACAACGCCATGTCTCAGAAGTTCCGCGCTGCTTTCAAGAAGTTGTGTCACTGCGGCCCTCAGCGTATGGAGAAACCAGCTTCTTACAGCGTGGCTCTCACCTACAGTGTCATCAAGGATACGTCCAATGGGGAAAGTCCCGACCACTTCACTACAGAAATGGACGAGGAGCTAAACACAGCGACAGATCAGTACTTGCCCACTAGGATCCTGCCAAGTGCAAAGAAGATGCCGTTTGAAGAGCCCTCCCTGTCTGGGAGTGATGTCAAAGCCTGA